In Mycolicibacterium phocaicum, one DNA window encodes the following:
- a CDS encoding APC family permease produces the protein MSEIDDHPRTAPVTSAPPDSGPGVQRLKPNAVGLIGVLFMAVATAAPITAMVGNVPIAVGSGNGAAAPAGYLIATIVLGLFAVGYAAMSKHITATGAFYGYISHGLGRVLGLSAGFLTVLAYVVFEASLVGIFSFFSRDLFASLFNVHLPWLLFAVVMIVANAVLTYFDVNLAAKVLGGLLITEIVMLTLMAGSVVVSGGGPEGWSLSSLNPINGLKGLDAVVPNVNGAGTMAVVGSAGIGLFFAFWSWVGFESSAMYGEESKNPKKIIPVAIMSSVLGIGAFYIVVSWLAIVGTGPSKSIALAQDTNTAGEIFFTPVREHLGGWAVTMFQILLTTGSYACGMAFHNCAARYIYALGREDILPRTAKTIGRTHHTHGSPHIAGFVQTAITLVIVLWFAVSGRDPYSGLYGLAALLGTSAILIVQAMAAFSVVSYFHVRKQHPETAHWFRTLVAPGLGGIGMLYVIYLLIKNASFAAGTAKDDIVFASIPWVVGGAAIAGIVVALVLRARSPQRYDRLGRVVLDEER, from the coding sequence ATGAGTGAAATCGACGACCACCCACGAACTGCCCCGGTGACATCGGCGCCGCCCGACAGCGGCCCCGGCGTGCAGCGCCTCAAACCCAACGCCGTCGGCTTGATCGGCGTGCTGTTCATGGCGGTGGCCACCGCCGCCCCGATCACCGCGATGGTCGGCAACGTCCCGATCGCCGTCGGGTCCGGTAACGGTGCGGCCGCCCCCGCCGGGTACCTGATTGCGACGATCGTGCTCGGCCTCTTCGCGGTCGGATATGCGGCGATGTCGAAGCACATCACCGCGACGGGGGCGTTCTACGGCTACATCTCGCACGGACTCGGGCGGGTGCTCGGTCTGTCGGCCGGCTTCCTGACGGTCCTGGCGTACGTGGTTTTCGAGGCGTCCCTGGTCGGCATCTTCTCGTTCTTCTCGCGGGATCTGTTCGCATCACTGTTCAACGTGCACCTGCCGTGGCTGCTGTTCGCCGTTGTGATGATCGTCGCCAATGCGGTGCTCACCTACTTCGATGTCAACTTGGCCGCGAAAGTGCTTGGCGGACTGCTGATCACCGAGATCGTGATGTTGACGCTGATGGCCGGCTCCGTCGTCGTCAGCGGCGGTGGCCCGGAAGGCTGGTCGCTGTCATCACTCAACCCGATCAACGGGCTGAAGGGGCTCGACGCCGTCGTCCCGAACGTCAACGGCGCGGGCACCATGGCCGTCGTCGGCTCCGCCGGAATCGGCCTGTTCTTCGCCTTCTGGTCCTGGGTCGGATTCGAGTCCAGTGCCATGTACGGCGAAGAGTCCAAGAACCCCAAGAAGATCATCCCCGTCGCGATCATGTCGTCGGTGCTCGGCATCGGAGCGTTCTACATCGTGGTGTCGTGGCTGGCGATCGTGGGCACCGGACCCAGCAAATCCATTGCGCTGGCGCAGGATACGAACACCGCCGGGGAAATCTTCTTCACTCCGGTGCGCGAGCACCTCGGCGGCTGGGCCGTGACCATGTTCCAGATCCTGCTCACCACCGGCTCGTACGCGTGCGGCATGGCCTTCCACAACTGCGCTGCCCGCTACATCTACGCGCTCGGCCGCGAAGACATCCTGCCCAGAACCGCGAAAACCATTGGCCGTACCCACCACACCCACGGATCCCCGCACATCGCGGGCTTCGTGCAGACGGCCATCACCCTGGTGATCGTGCTGTGGTTCGCGGTCTCCGGTCGCGATCCTTACAGCGGGCTCTACGGCCTTGCCGCGCTGCTGGGCACCTCCGCCATTCTCATCGTGCAGGCGATGGCGGCGTTCTCGGTCGTCTCGTACTTCCATGTGCGCAAGCAACATCCGGAGACCGCGCACTGGTTCCGCACCTTGGTCGCGCCGGGCCTCGGCGGCATCGGCATGCTGTACGTCATCTACCTGCTGATCAAGAACGCCTCGTTCGCGGCAGGTACGGCCAAGGACGACATCGTCTTCGCGTCGATTCCCTGGGTGGTCGGTGGTGCCGCCATCGCCGGAATCGTGGTCGCCCTGGTACTTCGAGCCCGGTCCCCGCAGCGCTACGACCGATTGGGGCGCGTTGTACTCGACGAAGAACGCTGA
- the fabG gene encoding 3-oxoacyl-ACP reductase FabG → MFDLANKNVIVTGATKGIGYGIAAVFATAGANVAVAARSLHDLDTAVAGLDGLGSGKIIGVAVDVADPRSCRAMADAAVDAFGGIDVLCANAGIFPEAPLATMTPDDLATVLDVNVKGTVYSVQACLDALTRSGAGRVILTSSITGPVTGFPGWSHYGASKAAQLGFMRTAAIELAPKHITVNAILPGNILTEGLQEMGEDYIAGMARSIPAGTLGTPEDIGHLAAFLASDEARYLTGQSIVVDGGQILPESLDAVAG, encoded by the coding sequence ATGTTCGATCTCGCCAACAAGAACGTCATCGTCACCGGCGCCACCAAAGGCATCGGCTATGGCATCGCCGCGGTGTTCGCCACCGCGGGCGCCAACGTCGCCGTGGCGGCCCGCTCGCTGCACGACCTCGACACCGCCGTCGCCGGCCTCGACGGCTTGGGCTCCGGCAAGATCATCGGCGTCGCGGTCGATGTGGCCGATCCGCGATCCTGCCGGGCGATGGCCGATGCCGCCGTCGACGCCTTCGGCGGCATCGACGTGCTGTGCGCCAACGCCGGCATCTTCCCCGAGGCACCGCTGGCCACCATGACGCCCGACGATCTCGCCACCGTGCTCGACGTCAACGTCAAGGGCACCGTCTACAGCGTGCAGGCCTGTCTCGATGCGCTGACCCGCAGCGGCGCCGGCCGCGTCATCCTCACCTCGTCCATCACCGGTCCGGTGACGGGTTTCCCCGGCTGGTCGCACTACGGCGCGTCGAAGGCCGCGCAGCTGGGCTTCATGCGCACCGCCGCAATCGAACTCGCGCCGAAACACATCACCGTCAACGCCATCTTGCCGGGCAACATCCTCACCGAGGGATTGCAGGAGATGGGCGAGGACTACATCGCCGGCATGGCCCGCTCCATCCCCGCCGGGACGTTGGGCACGCCGGAAGACATCGGCCACCTCGCCGCGTTCCTGGCAAGCGACGAGGCCCGCTACCTCACCGGCCAGTCCATCGTCGTCGACGGCGGGCAAATCCTGCCGGAATCGCTGGACGCCGTCGCCGGGTGA
- a CDS encoding MBL fold metallo-hydrolase, producing the protein MADLLALTPTLYRLRIPGERAHLLNCYLRLDADGVTLIDTGWPDSAALIADALAALQRRPADVKRIVLTHFHEDHCGAAAEIAGWSGAEVVAGEPDSSYITGDDAGPIPVLTDAERTLRPDFDAAPHGPACRVDRTVTDGDVLDFGGGARVIAVPGHTPGSIALYLPDDDAILTGDAVAEVNGQVAVGVFNTDRPAAVQAVTTLAATGAGIAGFGHGEAIVGDAAAHIAAAVDLFG; encoded by the coding sequence ATGGCCGATCTGCTCGCGCTGACGCCCACGTTGTACCGACTGCGGATCCCAGGCGAGCGGGCACATCTGCTCAACTGCTACCTGCGCCTCGACGCCGACGGCGTGACGCTCATCGACACCGGCTGGCCCGACAGTGCCGCGCTGATCGCCGACGCCCTCGCCGCGCTGCAGCGCCGGCCCGCCGACGTGAAACGTATTGTGCTGACGCACTTTCACGAGGACCACTGCGGAGCCGCCGCCGAGATCGCCGGCTGGTCAGGCGCTGAAGTCGTTGCCGGAGAGCCTGATTCGTCGTACATCACGGGTGACGACGCCGGTCCGATACCGGTGCTGACCGACGCCGAGCGAACGCTGCGGCCGGATTTCGACGCCGCACCGCACGGTCCGGCCTGTCGCGTCGACCGCACCGTGACCGACGGCGACGTCCTCGACTTCGGTGGCGGCGCCCGCGTCATCGCCGTCCCGGGACACACCCCGGGCAGCATCGCGCTGTATCTCCCGGACGATGATGCCATCCTGACCGGTGACGCCGTTGCCGAGGTGAATGGTCAAGTGGCGGTGGGCGTCTTCAACACCGACCGGCCCGCCGCGGTCCAGGCGGTCACCACGCTCGCCGCGACGGGCGCGGGCATCGCGGGATTCGGCCACGGTGAAGCGATCGTAGGCGATGCCGCGGCCCACATCGCCGCGGCCGTCGACCTGTTCGGGTGA
- a CDS encoding WXG100 family type VII secretion target — MEKWSPDSLISAGSALGKSGDDIASAVRSLDDQIRRMPEASAWSGSAHDAATAMFGRATRASDDFAKYTSSVKSALAKGASDIGNARAALINKADAIDRTELHVSDQWVVLIKPAEMSEEKAAALQRRAEVEQVEVNRLLVAVGGADSGTAAAVQAAAKNFGFALPVPSDIGSGFPTTGPVQPADEVPNPLTMDGLMRQGIVRGEDMATIRIATAESTDKDGNHVTTLTMADGGKKVITTYDFNNTKKMEHVGSNWFDKNGNLLCHTASWVDPGTKVKYTQMDFGNNGAFFLATETPDGHRTAGWTMPDGRHGALPPDNPFFTSDAPTVVGGALTGLDAHVGGGGSLPGLTPDSVKDIGKAARYGGPALGLLTTMYKFAAAPTPHEACVAGISGVFGVGGDYAGGWGGAKLGAVVGAPFGPEVAAFTVPVFAVGGAFGGGKGMEWIGNQVGGAFCPK, encoded by the coding sequence TTGGAGAAATGGTCGCCAGATTCCCTCATCTCGGCGGGGAGTGCACTGGGAAAGAGCGGCGACGATATCGCGTCAGCCGTTCGATCTCTCGACGACCAGATCAGGCGGATGCCTGAGGCGAGCGCCTGGTCGGGCTCCGCCCATGACGCAGCGACCGCGATGTTCGGCCGGGCGACGAGAGCCTCTGATGATTTCGCGAAGTACACGAGCTCGGTGAAATCGGCACTCGCCAAGGGCGCGTCAGATATTGGCAATGCGAGGGCCGCGCTCATCAACAAAGCCGACGCGATCGATCGGACCGAACTTCACGTCAGCGATCAGTGGGTGGTGCTGATCAAACCCGCCGAGATGTCAGAGGAGAAGGCCGCCGCGCTCCAGCGTCGAGCGGAAGTGGAGCAGGTAGAAGTCAACCGGCTGCTGGTTGCCGTCGGTGGCGCCGATAGTGGGACGGCTGCCGCGGTGCAGGCTGCTGCGAAGAATTTTGGCTTCGCGCTGCCCGTGCCGAGTGACATCGGCTCGGGGTTCCCGACGACCGGGCCGGTGCAACCGGCGGACGAGGTTCCAAACCCGCTCACCATGGACGGATTGATGCGGCAAGGCATCGTCCGTGGCGAAGATATGGCGACTATCAGAATTGCCACGGCCGAATCGACTGACAAGGACGGAAATCACGTCACCACGCTGACAATGGCGGACGGCGGCAAGAAAGTCATCACGACGTATGACTTCAATAATACGAAGAAAATGGAACATGTTGGGTCAAATTGGTTCGACAAGAACGGCAATTTGCTTTGTCACACGGCGTCCTGGGTTGACCCTGGAACAAAGGTGAAATACACGCAGATGGATTTCGGGAACAACGGTGCATTCTTCCTCGCCACCGAGACCCCGGACGGACACCGAACAGCGGGTTGGACAATGCCGGATGGGCGGCACGGAGCGTTGCCGCCCGACAATCCGTTCTTTACGAGCGACGCGCCGACGGTGGTCGGCGGGGCGCTCACCGGCCTCGATGCACACGTGGGCGGCGGCGGCAGCCTGCCGGGGCTGACCCCGGACTCCGTCAAGGACATCGGCAAGGCTGCCAGATACGGCGGGCCGGCTCTGGGACTATTGACAACAATGTACAAGTTTGCCGCTGCGCCGACTCCGCATGAGGCCTGTGTCGCAGGCATCTCTGGAGTTTTCGGGGTTGGTGGCGACTACGCCGGAGGCTGGGGCGGTGCAAAGCTTGGTGCCGTAGTCGGTGCGCCGTTTGGGCCCGAGGTGGCGGCATTTACAGTGCCAGTGTTTGCGGTCGGGGGTGCGTTCGGCGGGGGCAAGGGGATGGAGTGGATAGGAAATCAGGTTGGTGGTGCATTTTGCCCGAAATAG
- a CDS encoding phosphotransferase enzyme family protein, whose product MSDMAATDYERFAHAALPHYGLDSATVTLLSYSENGTFLVESETGRQVLRVHRPGYHSLAAIESELDWMESLRRDSAIATPQVIPAPDGRRVVEVRIGNETRLVDLFTFVEGTIAEDDASDISFSELGAITATLHEHVQRWQRPETFTRFRWDLDAMLGPDGRWGDWRDAPALSAADAAVIAEAERKVIHRLTNYGMGPERFGLVHADLRMSNLMVAGGKITVIDFDDCGWSWYLADLGAVVSFVEDTPDAARIIDEWLAGYRSVRDIPAADLAEIPTFVMLRRLMLTAWIGSHPESGPAQTLGHRYASGTAQLAQAYLTDPSWFRVAVPAAAPTLSH is encoded by the coding sequence ATGAGCGACATGGCCGCCACCGACTACGAACGCTTCGCGCACGCCGCGCTGCCCCACTATGGACTCGATTCGGCGACTGTGACGCTGCTGAGCTACTCGGAGAACGGCACCTTCCTGGTGGAATCGGAGACCGGGCGCCAGGTCCTGCGCGTGCACCGGCCGGGTTACCACTCGCTTGCCGCCATCGAATCCGAGCTCGACTGGATGGAGAGCCTGCGCCGCGACTCCGCCATCGCGACGCCGCAGGTGATACCCGCCCCCGACGGCCGGCGTGTCGTCGAAGTCCGGATCGGCAACGAGACTCGGCTCGTCGACCTGTTCACCTTCGTGGAAGGCACCATCGCCGAGGATGACGCCTCCGACATCAGCTTCAGTGAGTTGGGCGCCATCACCGCGACGCTGCACGAGCACGTCCAGCGCTGGCAGCGGCCGGAGACCTTCACCCGCTTTCGGTGGGATCTCGACGCGATGCTGGGTCCGGATGGCCGGTGGGGCGACTGGCGTGACGCGCCGGCGCTCAGCGCCGCGGACGCCGCCGTCATCGCCGAGGCCGAACGTAAGGTCATCCATCGTCTCACCAATTACGGTATGGGCCCCGAGCGCTTCGGGCTCGTCCACGCCGACCTGCGCATGTCGAACCTGATGGTGGCGGGCGGGAAGATCACTGTCATCGACTTCGACGATTGCGGCTGGTCGTGGTACCTCGCCGACCTCGGTGCCGTGGTGTCGTTCGTCGAGGACACCCCCGACGCCGCCCGCATCATCGACGAATGGCTCGCGGGCTACCGCAGCGTCCGCGACATCCCCGCTGCCGACCTCGCCGAGATCCCCACGTTCGTCATGCTGCGCCGCCTGATGCTCACGGCGTGGATCGGCAGCCATCCCGAATCCGGACCGGCACAGACGCTCGGGCACCGATACGCCTCTGGCACTGCACAATTGGCCCAGGCCTATCTCACCGACCCGTCGTGGTTCCGCGTGGCTGTGCCCGCGGCCGCTCCCACCCTCTCCCACTGA
- a CDS encoding MMPL/RND family transporter gives MKARSGKGVFAGAFELLARLVLRRPWAVIGAWLLLVVALSVAVPPLMKLASDRNQELLPANSAVMAATRDMTTAFHEPGIQNIALVVLTDEKGLTKADEDVYRTLVDSLHRDTADVVMVQDFISQPPMREVLASKDNKAWFIPVGIRGELGSPESSEAYKRVVGIVDHTLNQGTAGSSLNYHMTGLTATVAEREQLGLRDLRVIETATVAMVLLILFVVYRNIVTILVPLATITVSQAAATQGVAALATWGLPISQQTVVFMSAMMIGAGVDYAVFLISRYHEYLRQGLDSDEAVARALTAIGKVIAASAATVAVTFLGMSFTSLKVFSTTGPALAVTIAVAFLSSITLLPAILTLVGRRGWARPRKELTSRFWHRSGINIVRRPVVHLVGSLVVLIALAAGVAWLHTSYDARTALPASAESNIGMAAIERHFPASVTAPQYLFVQSPHDLRTTKGLADLEQMAQRVAQLPDIAAVRGVTRPTGAPLEQATLSFQAGEIGNKLAEATNKINGSVDQRQALVGGAGKLADSLATVRTQLTKTMGVLDNLNKSMASIKDQLESSQEFQDAQRQMDAVRNSGDVPNIPPRSGTQNFQDMVAMADALLQQRKDNPGCDADPDCTGQRDQLQRLSDGLHKMQPSLDSAAKALRSLGGAGGSGAAGGSGGMKQNMAALQEGANALAEGSRKIAEGLRVLDDQTKQLGEGLSHASAFLLAMKLHASEPGAAGFYISPEILGNDKFKDLARVFMSPDGHSARYLVESKLNPYDTKAMDQVKAILAAAQGAQANTSLADAKIAMSGMTPYYAELRDYFNKDLRYIVLMTVIVVFLILVLLLRAVVAPLYLVGTVILSCLSSLGIGVIVLQILGGQPMAASTPGMAFIVLVAVGADYNMLLISRIRDESPNGIRSGVIRTVRSTGSVITSAGMIFAAPMFAMLFSSIGSMVQGGFIIGVGLLIDTLIVRTVTVPALAVLVGKYNWWPSRAKRNPAPALS, from the coding sequence GTGAAGGCTCGGTCGGGCAAGGGTGTGTTCGCCGGGGCTTTCGAGCTGCTGGCGCGATTGGTGCTACGCCGGCCATGGGCGGTGATCGGCGCCTGGCTGCTGCTCGTCGTGGCGCTGTCGGTGGCCGTGCCGCCGCTGATGAAGCTGGCGAGCGACCGGAACCAGGAGCTGCTGCCCGCCAACTCCGCGGTGATGGCGGCGACGCGGGACATGACGACGGCGTTCCACGAACCCGGGATCCAGAACATCGCGCTGGTGGTCCTCACCGACGAGAAGGGCCTGACCAAGGCCGACGAGGACGTCTACCGCACTCTCGTCGACAGCTTGCACCGCGACACCGCCGACGTGGTGATGGTGCAGGACTTCATCTCGCAGCCGCCGATGCGAGAGGTGTTGGCCAGCAAGGACAACAAGGCGTGGTTCATCCCGGTCGGTATCCGGGGCGAGCTCGGCTCACCGGAATCCAGCGAGGCCTATAAACGTGTTGTCGGCATCGTCGACCACACCTTGAATCAAGGCACTGCCGGCTCGTCGCTCAACTATCACATGACGGGCCTGACGGCCACCGTCGCCGAACGCGAACAGCTCGGGTTGCGTGACCTGCGGGTCATCGAGACCGCCACGGTCGCCATGGTGCTGCTGATTCTCTTTGTGGTGTACCGCAATATCGTCACCATCCTGGTGCCGCTGGCGACCATCACGGTGTCGCAGGCCGCCGCGACGCAGGGCGTCGCGGCACTGGCGACGTGGGGCCTGCCCATCTCGCAGCAGACCGTAGTCTTCATGAGCGCCATGATGATCGGCGCCGGCGTGGACTACGCCGTCTTCCTGATCAGCCGCTACCACGAATACCTCAGGCAGGGACTCGATTCCGACGAGGCCGTCGCCCGGGCGCTGACGGCCATCGGCAAGGTGATCGCGGCGTCGGCGGCCACCGTCGCGGTGACGTTCCTGGGCATGAGTTTCACCAGCCTGAAAGTCTTCTCGACCACCGGTCCGGCGCTGGCGGTCACCATCGCGGTGGCGTTCCTGTCGTCGATCACGCTGTTGCCGGCGATCCTGACGCTCGTCGGACGGCGTGGTTGGGCCCGGCCCCGCAAGGAACTGACGAGCCGCTTCTGGCACCGGTCGGGCATCAACATCGTGCGGCGGCCGGTGGTTCATCTGGTCGGCAGCCTGGTGGTGCTGATCGCGCTGGCCGCGGGGGTGGCCTGGCTGCACACCAGCTACGACGCCCGCACCGCACTGCCGGCGTCCGCCGAGAGCAACATCGGCATGGCCGCCATCGAGCGGCATTTCCCGGCGAGTGTGACGGCGCCGCAATACCTTTTCGTCCAGTCGCCGCACGACCTGCGGACGACCAAGGGGCTCGCCGACCTCGAGCAGATGGCGCAACGGGTCGCGCAGCTGCCCGACATCGCCGCCGTCCGCGGCGTCACCCGGCCCACCGGTGCCCCGCTGGAGCAGGCGACGCTGAGTTTCCAGGCCGGCGAGATCGGCAACAAACTCGCCGAGGCCACCAACAAGATCAATGGCAGCGTCGACCAGCGGCAGGCGCTGGTCGGCGGGGCCGGCAAGCTCGCCGACAGCCTGGCGACCGTACGTACCCAGCTGACCAAGACCATGGGCGTGCTCGACAACCTGAACAAGAGCATGGCCAGCATCAAGGACCAGCTGGAAAGCTCGCAGGAGTTCCAGGACGCACAGCGGCAGATGGATGCCGTACGCAATTCCGGCGACGTGCCGAACATCCCGCCGCGGTCGGGCACCCAGAACTTCCAGGACATGGTCGCCATGGCCGATGCGCTGCTGCAGCAGCGCAAGGACAACCCCGGCTGTGATGCGGACCCGGATTGCACAGGACAGCGTGACCAGCTGCAGCGGCTCTCGGACGGGCTGCACAAGATGCAGCCTTCGCTGGACTCGGCGGCCAAAGCCCTTCGCTCCCTTGGCGGGGCCGGCGGCAGTGGTGCGGCCGGTGGTTCGGGCGGCATGAAGCAGAACATGGCCGCCCTGCAGGAGGGCGCCAACGCCCTGGCCGAGGGCAGCCGCAAGATCGCGGAGGGACTGCGTGTCCTCGACGACCAGACCAAGCAACTCGGCGAAGGCCTCTCGCACGCGTCGGCATTCCTGCTGGCGATGAAGCTGCACGCGTCCGAGCCGGGCGCCGCGGGCTTCTACATCTCGCCGGAAATCCTGGGCAACGACAAATTCAAGGACCTGGCGCGGGTTTTCATGTCGCCCGACGGGCATTCGGCGCGGTACCTCGTCGAGTCCAAGCTCAACCCGTACGACACCAAGGCCATGGACCAAGTCAAGGCGATCCTCGCCGCCGCGCAAGGCGCACAAGCCAATACGTCGCTGGCCGACGCCAAGATCGCGATGTCGGGCATGACGCCGTACTACGCGGAACTGCGCGACTACTTCAACAAGGACCTGCGGTACATCGTGCTGATGACCGTCATCGTGGTCTTCCTGATCCTGGTGCTGTTGCTGCGGGCCGTCGTCGCGCCGCTGTATCTCGTTGGCACCGTGATCCTCTCGTGCCTGTCATCGCTCGGCATCGGCGTCATCGTGCTGCAGATCCTTGGCGGCCAGCCGATGGCGGCGAGCACCCCGGGCATGGCATTCATCGTGCTGGTGGCAGTTGGCGCCGACTACAACATGCTGCTGATCTCCCGGATCCGCGACGAATCCCCGAACGGCATCCGCTCGGGCGTCATCCGCACCGTGCGCAGCACCGGCAGCGTTATCACCTCGGCCGGAATGATCTTCGCCGCGCCCATGTTCGCCATGCTGTTCAGCAGCATCGGCTCAATGGTGCAGGGCGGCTTCATCATCGGCGTGGGCCTGCTGATCGACACCCTGATCGTCCGCACCGTCACCGTGCCGGCGCTGGCCGTGCTGGTCGGCAAGTACAACTGGTGGCCGTCGCGAGCCAAGCGGAACCCGGCGCCCGCCCTGAGCTAG
- a CDS encoding GntR family transcriptional regulator — translation MDESEGGPVAEDVRRRIVAMLDAGTLRPGDRLGSEREMAEQFSVSRATLRSALVPLSRAGILERRSGRAGGTFIKTVLVERNVAELSGLPNRLKQGGHSTTRSRVLSTALRGATAIEAQRLGIEPDTELVVVQRLRYADGFPLSVDCAHFPADLVPDLLEQPLGGSLYDILAVRYDLRPVTSVESIEVVSANPREASWLEIPTRTPLLAMTRVASDAGGRPFEYSEDLFRADRVRLVAKTSALAERETLGTDGRVELTVTA, via the coding sequence ATGGACGAGTCCGAGGGTGGCCCGGTAGCCGAGGATGTGCGGCGCCGCATCGTCGCGATGCTCGACGCCGGCACCCTGCGACCGGGTGACCGTCTGGGCTCCGAACGCGAGATGGCCGAGCAGTTCTCCGTCTCCCGCGCGACGCTGCGCAGCGCCCTGGTGCCGCTGAGCCGCGCCGGGATCCTGGAGCGGCGCAGTGGCCGCGCGGGCGGCACGTTCATCAAGACGGTGCTCGTGGAACGCAACGTCGCCGAACTGTCGGGCCTGCCGAACCGGCTGAAGCAGGGCGGTCATTCCACGACCCGCAGCCGGGTGTTGTCGACGGCCCTGCGCGGCGCCACGGCCATCGAGGCGCAACGCCTGGGCATCGAACCCGATACCGAACTCGTTGTCGTGCAACGCCTGCGCTACGCCGACGGTTTCCCGCTGTCGGTCGACTGCGCGCACTTCCCCGCCGACCTCGTGCCGGACCTGCTGGAGCAACCGCTCGGCGGGTCGCTCTACGACATCCTGGCCGTCCGCTACGACCTGCGGCCGGTGACGTCGGTCGAGAGCATCGAGGTCGTCAGCGCCAACCCGCGCGAAGCGTCCTGGCTCGAAATCCCCACGCGCACTCCCCTGCTGGCGATGACGCGCGTCGCCTCCGATGCCGGCGGCCGGCCGTTCGAGTACTCCGAAGACCTGTTCCGCGCGGACCGGGTGCGGCTCGTCGCCAAGACCTCCGCGCTCGCCGAGCGCGAGACCCTCGGCACCGACGGCCGCGTCGAGCTCACCGTCACAGCGTAG
- a CDS encoding type VII secretion target has protein sequence MLVDPEILRAFADQVGIASNAIRAADMGSKASGAGDGLPGSTTQWACRVVGAHIAAEAEKIASSITRMGAAVRGAGDKYEVTDSDLAGAFKGLF, from the coding sequence ATGCTGGTTGACCCTGAGATTTTGCGGGCGTTCGCAGACCAAGTGGGTATTGCGTCCAATGCGATCCGTGCCGCGGACATGGGGAGTAAGGCGAGTGGCGCTGGAGACGGGCTACCTGGTTCCACTACGCAATGGGCGTGCCGCGTTGTCGGAGCCCATATCGCCGCCGAGGCTGAGAAGATCGCAAGCAGCATCACGCGTATGGGGGCGGCGGTTCGCGGGGCCGGTGACAAGTACGAGGTGACCGACAGCGACCTCGCCGGGGCGTTCAAAGGGCTGTTCTGA